In the Bradyrhizobium guangzhouense genome, one interval contains:
- a CDS encoding helix-turn-helix domain-containing protein has protein sequence MEGFAIVLYYSNMKTTAPAPAIRVYNLFGEAGDLPDVVHCETIASRSVLHDWTLAVHRHARLHQVLLIERGGGEATLEGRVVPLKPMQIVNVPVGHVHGFRFIPGTQGWVLTIAAEIMDEALLAAEGLRGVLSRSAVVRGTPQIRATMKQIFAEHAARDFGRAHVLRALSAAMVGLVARALAGESGGSSNAETDLFRRFEALLEQHHLERWTVADYATSLAITPTHLNRVTRAATGDTASHLILNRLIREARRNLVYTNLPVSAIAYALGFEDPAYFSRIYAAATGLSPRAFRAQLHGDEG, from the coding sequence ATGGAGGGTTTCGCCATTGTCTTGTACTATTCGAACATGAAGACCACAGCCCCCGCCCCGGCGATCCGGGTCTACAATCTGTTCGGCGAAGCCGGCGACCTGCCTGACGTCGTCCATTGCGAGACGATTGCGTCCCGCTCGGTGCTGCATGACTGGACGCTGGCCGTGCACCGGCATGCGCGGCTGCACCAGGTGCTGCTGATCGAGCGCGGCGGCGGCGAAGCGACGCTCGAAGGCCGCGTGGTTCCCTTGAAGCCGATGCAGATCGTCAACGTGCCGGTCGGCCATGTCCATGGATTCCGCTTCATTCCGGGGACACAGGGCTGGGTGCTGACCATCGCGGCGGAGATCATGGACGAGGCGCTGCTCGCCGCCGAGGGCCTGCGCGGCGTGCTGTCTCGATCCGCGGTCGTTCGCGGCACACCGCAGATCCGAGCGACCATGAAGCAGATCTTTGCCGAGCACGCCGCGCGCGATTTCGGCCGCGCACATGTGCTGCGCGCGTTGTCGGCGGCCATGGTCGGCCTCGTTGCCCGTGCGCTTGCGGGCGAAAGCGGCGGCAGTAGCAATGCCGAGACAGATCTGTTCCGCCGCTTCGAAGCCTTGCTCGAACAGCATCATCTGGAGCGCTGGACAGTGGCGGACTACGCGACATCGCTGGCGATCACACCGACCCATCTCAACCGCGTCACCCGCGCGGCGACCGGCGACACCGCCTCGCACCTGATCCTGAATCGCCTGATCCGCGAGGCCCGCCGCAACCTCGTCTATACCAATCTGCCGGTCTCGGCGATCGCCTACGCGCTCGGCTTCGAGGACCCCGCCTATTTCAGCCGGATCTATGCCGCAGCCACCGGCCTGTCGCCGCGCGCCTTTCGCGCGCAGCTCCACGGCGACGAGGGTTGA
- a CDS encoding SPW repeat protein gives MSKLQERETAPDVYNLFLAAVLFISPWLFKLTNSQGKIDLWVTSAIIVVLSLAAIIAYRDWEEWINVLMGVWLIASPWVIGFPHTRAMHLSIGFGIAILLLALLDLFLHYEKRHPEDDAAERAHR, from the coding sequence ATGAGCAAGTTGCAAGAGCGCGAAACGGCGCCCGACGTCTACAACCTGTTTCTCGCGGCCGTTCTGTTCATCTCGCCGTGGCTGTTCAAGCTGACCAACAGCCAGGGCAAGATCGACCTCTGGGTCACCAGTGCGATCATCGTCGTGCTCTCGCTGGCGGCCATCATCGCTTACCGGGACTGGGAGGAATGGATCAACGTCCTGATGGGCGTCTGGCTCATCGCATCGCCCTGGGTGATCGGATTTCCGCACACGCGCGCGATGCATCTGAGCATCGGCTTCGGGATCGCCATCCTGCTCCTGGCGCTGCTGGATCTCTTCCTGCACTACGAGAAGAGGCACCCTGAAGACGATGCGGCAGAACGAGCGCACCGATAG
- a CDS encoding GlxA family transcriptional regulator → MEVLAYPSVQLLDVTGPLQVFATANEQIVEAGGTPPYVLRVVAKDRTRVVASSGLEIATEPLPRSASTLDTLVVAGGPGVDLAASDPALLDWLRHRTKKARRVASVCTGAFLLGASGVLDGRRAVTHWSYCADLARRFPAIRVESDPIFVRDGTIWTSAGVTAGIDLALALVEEDLGRTTALAVARYLVVFLKRPGGQAQFSEALSLQSAEDEFGALHDWIGKHLASDLSLPRLAREAGMSERSFSRHYAKATGLTPQRAIERLRVEAARRMLSETRLPVKRISQSCGFGSEETMRRSFLRVLATIPQDYRRRFGS, encoded by the coding sequence ATCGAAGTGCTGGCCTATCCGTCGGTGCAGTTGCTCGATGTCACGGGGCCGCTCCAGGTGTTCGCGACCGCCAACGAGCAGATCGTGGAGGCCGGCGGAACGCCGCCTTATGTGCTTCGCGTCGTGGCAAAGGATCGGACGAGAGTCGTGGCCTCGTCGGGGCTGGAGATCGCGACAGAACCGCTTCCGCGCAGTGCGAGCACGCTGGACACGCTGGTGGTTGCGGGCGGCCCGGGCGTTGACCTCGCGGCGTCGGATCCGGCGTTGCTCGATTGGTTGCGGCATCGCACGAAGAAGGCGCGGCGGGTTGCGTCGGTTTGCACCGGCGCATTCCTGCTCGGCGCGTCCGGTGTGCTCGATGGACGACGGGCGGTGACGCATTGGTCGTACTGCGCCGATCTCGCGCGGCGCTTTCCCGCGATACGCGTCGAGTCCGATCCGATCTTCGTCCGCGACGGCACGATCTGGACGTCAGCCGGCGTCACGGCGGGCATCGACCTGGCGCTGGCCCTGGTCGAGGAGGACCTTGGCCGCACCACTGCACTCGCGGTCGCACGTTACCTCGTCGTCTTCCTCAAACGGCCGGGCGGGCAGGCGCAATTCAGCGAGGCGCTGTCGCTGCAATCCGCCGAAGATGAGTTCGGCGCGCTGCACGACTGGATCGGCAAGCATCTTGCCAGCGATCTGTCGCTGCCCAGATTGGCGCGCGAGGCCGGCATGAGCGAACGCAGCTTCAGCCGCCATTACGCCAAGGCCACCGGATTGACGCCACAGCGCGCCATCGAGCGGCTGCGCGTGGAGGCTGCGCGGCGTATGCTGTCGGAGACGCGCCTGCCGGTGAAGCGAATATCGCAGAGCTGCGGCTTCGGGTCCGAAGAGACCATGCGCCGGAGCTTTTTGCGCGTGCTTGCGACTATACCGCAGGACTATCGCCGCCGCTTCGGCTCCTGA
- a CDS encoding DJ-1/PfpI family protein, producing MIPHDTHLQIGSLLFDGLDQIDLTGPFEVLSRIPNATHRIYAKTMVPVRDVKGLRLAPDATLADSPQLDVLHDPGGFGQEAAMDDEEILAWLQKQVAGAGHIFSVCTGALLLGAAGLLRERRATTHWASFHLLPLFGATPVNERVVVDGNWIFAAGVTAGIDGALWLAAELRGGDAARAIQLYMQYAPEPPFDSGTPERAPRPILAQAKRAVAGITAQREATARRVAARLGISAPNL from the coding sequence ATGATCCCGCACGACACCCATCTGCAAATCGGATCCCTGCTGTTCGACGGCCTCGACCAGATCGACCTCACCGGCCCCTTCGAGGTGCTGTCGCGCATTCCGAACGCGACTCATCGCATCTACGCCAAGACGATGGTTCCCGTGCGCGACGTCAAAGGCCTGCGCCTCGCACCCGATGCGACGCTTGCCGATTCTCCGCAGCTCGATGTGCTTCACGATCCCGGCGGCTTTGGCCAAGAAGCCGCGATGGACGACGAGGAAATCCTGGCTTGGCTGCAGAAGCAGGTCGCGGGCGCCGGCCACATTTTCTCCGTCTGCACCGGTGCCCTGCTGCTCGGCGCGGCTGGCCTGTTGCGCGAACGCCGGGCGACGACGCATTGGGCCTCGTTTCACCTGTTGCCGCTGTTCGGCGCTACTCCCGTCAATGAACGGGTCGTCGTCGACGGCAACTGGATCTTCGCTGCCGGAGTCACCGCGGGAATTGACGGTGCCCTGTGGCTCGCAGCCGAGCTCCGCGGCGGCGACGCCGCACGTGCGATCCAGCTCTACATGCAGTACGCGCCGGAACCGCCATTCGACAGTGGCACGCCGGAACGCGCCCCGCGCCCAATCCTCGCCCAGGCGAAACGAGCAGTCGCCGGCATTACCGCACAGCGCGAAGCGACGGCCCGGCGCGTTGCGGCGCGGCTCGGGATCAGCGCGCCCAATCTCTAA
- a CDS encoding nuclear transport factor 2 family protein, giving the protein MSTKTFTKTAPPEWLLAMWKEIDDKTFGKGFDCFAEDAICNLGVADWHGREAIRNNLRQFIDRGFTALHDVVEFWDSPELKIFHGKVAMRFDDPSIAPVRPTMVHFFYMDEKDRTKVRHWIGAVGPTGF; this is encoded by the coding sequence ATGAGCACGAAAACCTTTACCAAGACTGCGCCGCCGGAATGGCTGCTCGCGATGTGGAAGGAGATCGACGACAAGACCTTCGGCAAGGGTTTCGACTGCTTCGCCGAAGACGCCATCTGCAATCTCGGCGTCGCCGACTGGCACGGTCGCGAAGCGATCCGCAACAATCTGCGCCAGTTCATCGACCGCGGCTTCACGGCGCTCCACGACGTCGTCGAGTTCTGGGATAGCCCGGAGCTGAAAATATTCCACGGCAAGGTCGCGATGCGCTTCGACGACCCCAGTATCGCGCCGGTCAGGCCAACAATGGTCCATTTCTTCTATATGGACGAAAAGGACCGCACCAAGGTCAGGCACTGGATCGGCGCTGTGGGGCCGACCGGCTTCTAG
- the pcaG gene encoding protocatechuate 3,4-dioxygenase subunit alpha has translation MPQPLNYLKETASQTAGPYVHIGLIPAMAGFDIFEKNFSNVLVTPDTQGERITLEGKVLDGTGSPLRDVLLEIWQANAAGRYNHPADRSAGVLDRDFRGWGRGGSDFESGLVTFETIKPGAITDKAGRKCAPHVNVWIVARGINIGLNTRLYFSDEEAANATDPVLNLIEQPVRRATLIAKRGERAGKVVYSFTINLQGPDETVFFDV, from the coding sequence ATGCCGCAGCCGCTCAACTATCTCAAGGAAACCGCCTCGCAGACCGCCGGGCCCTACGTCCATATCGGCCTGATCCCGGCCATGGCGGGCTTCGACATCTTCGAGAAGAACTTTTCCAACGTTCTGGTGACGCCGGATACGCAAGGCGAGCGCATCACGCTGGAGGGCAAGGTGCTCGACGGCACCGGCTCTCCGCTGCGCGACGTGCTGCTCGAGATCTGGCAGGCCAACGCGGCCGGCCGCTACAATCATCCGGCCGATCGCTCCGCCGGCGTGCTGGATCGGGATTTCCGCGGCTGGGGCCGCGGCGGCTCGGATTTCGAGAGCGGATTGGTGACGTTCGAGACCATCAAGCCGGGCGCGATCACCGACAAGGCAGGGCGCAAATGCGCGCCGCACGTCAACGTCTGGATCGTCGCGCGCGGCATCAATATCGGTCTCAACACGCGGCTCTATTTCTCCGACGAAGAGGCCGCCAACGCCACCGATCCCGTTCTGAACCTGATCGAGCAGCCGGTGCGCCGCGCGACACTGATCGCCAAGCGCGGCGAGCGCGCAGGAAAGGTCGTGTATTCCTTTACGATCAATCTGCAGGGGCCGGACGAGACGGTGTTCTTCGACGTCTGA
- the pcaH gene encoding protocatechuate 3,4-dioxygenase subunit beta produces the protein MNVQAPALRDPRLNSPEPFTPRDGGFFQRDRTIHPPAYAPGYKSSVLRSPRQSLLSIETSVSEITGPVFGHNDLGPLDNDLIRNYAKDGDPVGERIIVHGRVLDETGRGVPNTLVEFWQANAGGRYRHKKDTYLAPIDPNFGGCGRALTDDTGYYYFRTVKPGPYPWRNFVNSWRPAHIHFSVFGSGFAQRLITQMYFEGDPLIPICPILTTIPDKDALDRLVAPLDLNASTPFDSLAYRFDIVLRGQRSTYFENRPEGN, from the coding sequence ATGAATGTCCAGGCGCCAGCCTTAAGGGATCCCCGCCTCAACAGCCCCGAGCCGTTCACGCCGCGTGACGGCGGCTTTTTCCAGCGCGACCGCACCATCCATCCGCCCGCCTATGCGCCCGGCTACAAATCCTCGGTGCTGCGTTCGCCGCGCCAGTCGCTGTTGTCGATCGAGACCTCGGTCTCGGAGATCACGGGGCCGGTGTTCGGCCACAATGATCTCGGGCCGCTCGACAACGATCTGATCCGCAACTACGCCAAGGACGGCGATCCCGTCGGCGAGCGTATCATCGTCCATGGCCGCGTGCTCGACGAGACCGGCCGCGGCGTGCCGAACACGCTGGTCGAATTCTGGCAGGCCAATGCCGGCGGCCGCTACCGGCACAAGAAGGACACCTATCTGGCGCCGATCGATCCGAACTTCGGCGGCTGCGGCCGCGCGCTGACCGACGACACCGGCTACTATTATTTCCGCACCGTGAAGCCCGGCCCCTATCCTTGGCGCAACTTCGTCAACAGCTGGCGCCCCGCCCACATCCACTTCTCGGTGTTCGGCTCCGGCTTTGCGCAGCGCCTGATCACGCAGATGTATTTCGAGGGTGATCCGCTGATCCCGATCTGCCCGATCCTGACGACGATTCCCGACAAGGACGCGCTCGACCGTCTGGTCGCGCCGCTCGACCTCAATGCCTCGACGCCATTCGACTCGCTCGCCTACCGCTTCGACATCGTGCTGCGCGGTCAGCGCTCCACCTATTTCGAAAATCGTCCCGAAGGGAACTGA
- a CDS encoding LysR family transcriptional regulator, translating to MHYMKKIDHLALDGHDLELFLAVLEEGSVTAAATRLDLTQSAVSHGLNKLRRIVGDPLFAKSGRGIVATAHAQALATKARALIDEMRSFAGGVTFEPASAQLSLTIAANDFQRDLLLPRFFGHVAARVKSLNLRVIPSQSPSPAMLRENRCDLMITPLPPVGIDIVQKRLLRDHYVCYYDATMRAAPASRGFYLAARHITVVYTDNERLDFDRRLAANGFHRDIAISVPSFTGVPSFLRGSQMLASMPSLLASGVMRGFAQTRIPLASRTRMLAELPMFMVWHQRYQKDPAHRWVRSQLETVAATAAGD from the coding sequence ATGCATTACATGAAGAAAATCGATCATTTGGCCCTCGACGGCCACGACCTCGAACTGTTCCTGGCCGTGCTCGAGGAGGGCTCTGTGACGGCAGCCGCGACGCGTCTCGACCTGACGCAATCGGCCGTCAGCCACGGCCTGAACAAGCTGCGGCGGATCGTGGGCGATCCGCTGTTCGCGAAATCCGGCCGGGGCATTGTCGCAACCGCCCATGCCCAGGCGCTGGCCACGAAGGCTCGCGCACTGATCGACGAGATGCGCAGCTTCGCCGGGGGCGTCACGTTCGAGCCCGCGAGCGCGCAACTGTCGTTGACGATTGCCGCCAACGATTTCCAGCGCGACCTGCTGTTGCCGCGCTTCTTCGGTCATGTCGCCGCGCGGGTAAAAAGCCTGAACCTGCGCGTGATCCCGTCGCAATCGCCCTCGCCCGCGATGCTACGCGAGAATCGCTGCGACCTCATGATCACGCCGCTGCCGCCTGTTGGCATCGACATCGTGCAAAAGCGCCTGCTGCGGGATCATTACGTCTGCTACTACGATGCCACGATGCGCGCGGCTCCGGCCAGCCGCGGCTTCTATCTCGCAGCGCGTCACATCACCGTCGTCTACACGGACAATGAGCGGCTCGATTTCGACCGCCGGCTCGCAGCGAACGGCTTCCACCGCGACATCGCCATCTCGGTGCCGAGCTTCACCGGCGTGCCGTCGTTCCTGCGCGGCTCGCAGATGCTGGCGAGCATGCCGAGCCTGCTCGCCTCGGGCGTGATGCGTGGCTTCGCGCAGACGCGGATTCCGCTCGCCTCCCGCACGCGCATGCTGGCCGAACTGCCGATGTTCATGGTCTGGCACCAGCGCTACCAGAAGGACCCGGCCCATCGCTGGGTTCGAAGCCAGCTCGAGACCGTCGCGGCGACGGCAGCCGGCGACTGA
- the pncB gene encoding nicotinate phosphoribosyltransferase, which produces MTVTDIASRTYNHSWRLDPIIRSLLDTDFYKLLMLQMIREDYPDQRVTFSVINRSRHVRLAEIIDEGELRAQLDHARTIRFTKKELIWLAGNTFYGKTHMFSADFIRWLAEFRLPEYELRKVEGQYELHFHGPWTHTSMWEIPALAILNELRSRAAFKGRGRFELDVLYARAKAKLWTKVERLRKLENLRLSDFGTRRRHGFLWQRWCVEAVKEGLGPSFIGTSNVLLAMDNDLEAIGTNAHELPMVAAALAKDDEELRWAPYRILDQWRQTYGGNLLIALPDAFGTKAFLRDAPEWVADWTGFRPDSAPPIQAGEEIVAWWQKKGRNPKDKLLVFSDAMDVGSIEETYHHFAGRVRLSFGWGTNLTNDFVGCAPDGSFNLDPISLVCKVSSVDGHPAVKLSDNPEKATGMPSEIERYLRVFGDAGRVRQPVLV; this is translated from the coding sequence ATGACAGTGACCGACATTGCGAGCCGAACCTATAATCACAGCTGGCGGCTGGATCCCATCATCCGCAGCCTGTTGGATACGGATTTCTATAAGCTATTGATGTTACAAATGATTCGGGAGGATTACCCCGATCAAAGAGTGACCTTTTCGGTCATCAACCGTTCGCGCCATGTGCGGCTCGCCGAGATCATCGACGAAGGCGAGCTGCGCGCCCAGCTCGATCATGCCCGCACCATCCGCTTCACCAAGAAGGAGCTGATCTGGCTCGCCGGTAACACCTTCTACGGCAAGACCCACATGTTCTCGGCGGACTTCATCCGCTGGCTCGCCGAATTCCGCCTTCCCGAATACGAGCTGCGCAAGGTCGAGGGCCAGTACGAGCTGCATTTCCACGGGCCCTGGACCCACACCTCGATGTGGGAGATTCCGGCGCTCGCCATCCTCAACGAGCTACGCTCGCGCGCGGCCTTCAAGGGCCGCGGCCGCTTCGAGCTGGACGTGCTCTACGCCCGCGCCAAGGCCAAGCTGTGGACCAAGGTGGAGCGGCTGCGCAAGCTGGAGAATTTGCGGCTGTCCGACTTCGGCACCCGCCGCCGCCACGGTTTTCTCTGGCAACGCTGGTGCGTGGAGGCGGTGAAGGAAGGGCTGGGCCCTTCGTTCATCGGAACGTCCAACGTGCTGCTGGCAATGGACAACGACCTCGAAGCGATCGGCACCAATGCGCACGAGCTGCCGATGGTCGCGGCCGCGCTCGCCAAGGACGACGAGGAACTGCGCTGGGCGCCCTATCGCATCCTCGACCAGTGGCGCCAGACCTATGGCGGCAATCTTCTGATCGCACTTCCGGACGCTTTCGGCACCAAGGCTTTCCTGCGCGATGCGCCGGAATGGGTTGCCGACTGGACCGGCTTCCGCCCCGACAGTGCGCCGCCGATCCAGGCCGGCGAAGAGATCGTCGCGTGGTGGCAGAAGAAGGGCCGCAATCCCAAGGACAAGCTGCTCGTCTTCTCCGACGCCATGGACGTCGGCTCGATCGAGGAGACCTATCACCACTTCGCCGGTCGCGTGCGGCTCTCGTTCGGCTGGGGTACCAACCTCACCAACGATTTTGTCGGCTGTGCGCCGGACGGCTCGTTCAACCTCGATCCGATCTCGCTGGTGTGCAAGGTGTCGTCGGTCGACGGACATCCGGCCGTCAAGCTCTCCGACAATCCGGAGAAGGCGACCGGGATGCCCTCGGAGATCGAGCGCTATTTGCGCGTGTTCGGCGATGCCGGACGCGTGCGCCAGCCGGTACTGGTCTAG
- a CDS encoding GGDEF domain-containing protein, producing the protein MFRRTATSAKERSFLHVIKLVSPFVMVVVLQATIAGFSLEVMSSVRAYVAGEAMWSRSQKNAVYVLNLYLHSGEASRFAQYQASLAVPIGDEYARWALERDPVDVETARIGLLQGGNHPDDVPGMIRLFRYFSGINFFQEAIREWAATDPMLLELGIFGEVIRSDLKDGPIRNAGRLQFLSSRLSELNEQFTGHAERFSTALGEGSRTIKVTLTCVNIVTAAALILLMIWHTRRLVLQRQAFEDALHAEKERLAFQASHDWLTGLTNRRAFEACLQGELDNNAAGSLGLILLDLDQFKNVNDSCGHLAGDRLLCQIAQLLQQDRRPRDLVARLGGDEFALILPQCAPYDAVDMAERLRRSLELFSFAWEDRCFAVTGSIGVTCITDRDITLEEAMRRADAACYRAKEKGRNRVQLDNGKADVVLVAARPREAARA; encoded by the coding sequence GTGTTTCGCAGAACAGCAACGTCGGCGAAGGAACGCAGCTTCCTTCACGTGATCAAGCTCGTCTCGCCATTTGTCATGGTCGTCGTGCTCCAGGCGACAATTGCCGGGTTCAGCCTGGAAGTGATGTCGTCGGTTCGCGCCTATGTCGCCGGCGAGGCGATGTGGTCGCGCTCGCAGAAGAACGCCGTCTATGTCCTCAATCTGTATCTGCATTCGGGTGAAGCCAGCCGGTTCGCGCAATATCAGGCTTCGCTCGCCGTCCCGATCGGCGACGAGTATGCGAGATGGGCCCTCGAACGCGATCCGGTCGATGTCGAGACCGCCCGTATCGGGCTTCTGCAAGGCGGCAACCATCCCGACGACGTGCCGGGCATGATTCGGTTGTTCCGCTATTTCAGCGGCATCAACTTCTTTCAGGAGGCGATCCGGGAATGGGCCGCCACCGATCCGATGCTGCTGGAGCTTGGCATCTTCGGTGAAGTGATCCGGAGCGACCTGAAGGACGGCCCCATCCGCAACGCCGGTCGCCTGCAATTCCTGTCGTCGCGGCTTTCGGAACTGAACGAGCAGTTTACCGGACATGCCGAGCGGTTCTCGACCGCGCTCGGCGAAGGCTCTCGCACCATCAAGGTGACGCTGACCTGCGTCAATATCGTCACCGCCGCAGCCCTGATCCTGCTGATGATCTGGCACACGCGGCGACTGGTGTTGCAGCGGCAGGCCTTCGAGGATGCCTTGCACGCGGAGAAGGAGCGGCTGGCCTTTCAGGCGTCGCACGACTGGCTCACGGGCCTCACCAACCGCCGCGCCTTCGAGGCTTGCCTGCAGGGCGAGCTCGACAATAACGCGGCCGGTTCGCTCGGTCTGATCCTGCTCGACCTCGATCAGTTCAAGAACGTCAACGACAGCTGCGGTCATCTGGCCGGCGATCGACTGCTGTGTCAGATCGCGCAGCTATTGCAGCAGGATCGGCGGCCGCGCGATCTGGTCGCCCGGCTCGGCGGCGATGAATTCGCTCTGATCCTGCCGCAATGCGCGCCCTACGACGCGGTCGATATGGCCGAGCGACTGCGGCGGTCGCTCGAGCTGTTCAGCTTCGCCTGGGAGGATCGCTGCTTTGCGGTGACCGGCAGCATTGGCGTCACCTGCATCACCGATCGCGACATTACGCTCGAGGAGGCGATGCGTCGGGCCGATGCCGCCTGCTACCGCGCCAAGGAGAAGGGGCGCAACCGGGTTCAGCTTGACAACGGGAAAGCGGACGTCGTCCTGGTCGCCGCGCGGCCACGTGAAGCCGCCCGCGCGTGA
- a CDS encoding TetR/AcrR family transcriptional regulator, which yields MNNVQEESLRDRKKNRRRFQILEIARGIIASKGLRSLKVRDVADAAGCSVGSVYNEFGDFDGVILTVNRETVQALTAQLRAVPAEDPVRQLYGLAETYLDFFAENANLLRSLFEHRMEDDRPYPDDILQMVMDAFALMHPPLVRVLPDADDVKIALLSRTLFSAVHGIISLGLEERMVAVPPQMLRQQVTQFLDAHLLGLGVLSAR from the coding sequence ATGAACAATGTTCAAGAAGAATCGCTGCGAGATCGCAAAAAAAATCGAAGGCGGTTCCAGATTCTGGAGATCGCCCGCGGCATTATTGCCTCTAAGGGATTGAGATCGTTAAAGGTTCGGGACGTCGCGGATGCCGCCGGCTGCTCCGTCGGCAGCGTCTATAACGAGTTCGGCGACTTCGACGGGGTCATCCTGACCGTCAACAGGGAAACGGTTCAGGCGCTCACAGCGCAGCTTCGGGCGGTTCCGGCCGAGGATCCGGTTCGCCAGCTCTATGGCTTGGCCGAGACCTATCTCGATTTCTTCGCCGAGAACGCCAATCTGCTGCGCTCGCTGTTCGAGCATCGGATGGAGGACGATCGCCCGTATCCCGATGACATCCTTCAGATGGTGATGGACGCCTTCGCGCTGATGCATCCGCCCCTGGTGCGGGTGCTGCCAGATGCGGATGACGTGAAGATCGCGCTCTTGTCGCGCACGCTGTTTTCCGCGGTCCACGGCATCATCTCGCTCGGCCTCGAAGAGCGTATGGTCGCCGTGCCGCCGCAGATGCTGCGCCAGCAGGTCACGCAGTTCCTCGACGCGCATCTTCTGGGTCTCGGAGTCCTGTCGGCGCGGTAG